A single region of the Malus sylvestris chromosome 8, drMalSylv7.2, whole genome shotgun sequence genome encodes:
- the LOC126633141 gene encoding uncharacterized protein LOC126633141, producing MGSAEKSSQWRSVFDGVKLKTIKSMPEALMAEINTAICNLEYARATDLLGSPSSSSSMAKTESSDQPVFNARMADQAYKAGCAALAAGKLDEALLSLNTSLSKCPPDQTSAVAKLHSLISLTSQQLHKPTS from the coding sequence ATGGGTTCTGCAGAAAAAAGCTCCCAATGGCGGAGCGTGTTCGATGGCGTGAAGCTGAAGACCATCAAATCAATGCCGGAAGCTCTAATGGCGGAGATCAACACAGCAATTTGCAATCTCGAATACGCACGCGCCACCGATCTTCTCGGCTCTCCGTCTTCTTCGTCTTCGATGGCGAAAACCGAGAGCTCTGATCAACCCGTATTCAATGCAAGAATGGCGGACCAAGCATACAAGGCAGGCTGCGCAGCATTGGCAGCTGGGAAGCTCGACGAGgcccttctctctctaaacacttCTCTCTCTAAGTGCCCACCTGACCAGACCTCTGCCGTGGCCAAGCTCCACTCTTTGATCTCTCTCACATCTCAGCAGCTCCACAAGCCCACCAGCTGA
- the LOC126633138 gene encoding uncharacterized protein LOC126633138, which yields MALGSHPIQETHYDILSVKQDASYEVIRASYRSAILDSHPDKLQSTSGSGDRFLKVQKAWEILGDSRSRALYDSALRASSHDAMVAEDISLEDVMVEDAGEVIQLFYQCRCGDYFFVDSLELEKMGYALLKDGNKISFEAQNALPASLVLPCGSCSLKVRILINSDDFMTIIDNHRMGDEVFS from the coding sequence ATGGCTCTTGGCAGCCACCCCATTCAGGAAACTCACTATGACATACTATCGGTGAAACAAGATGCAAGCTATGAAGTTATTCGAGCAAGCTACCGATCTGCCATCCTTGATAGTCATCCTGATAAATTGCAAAGTACATCTGGGTCGGGAGATAGATTCCTGAAGGTGCAAAAGGCTTGGGAAATCCTTGGCGATTCAAGGTCTCGCGCACTTTATGATAGTGCGCTTCGAGCTTCTAGTCATGATGCTATGGTCGCAGAAGATATCAGCCTAGAAGATGTGATGGTTGAAGATGCGGGAGAGGTCATCCAACTCTTTTACCAGTGCCGGTGCGGTGACTATTTCTTCGTTGATTCTTTGGAGTTGGAGAAGATGGGGTATGCTTTGTTAAAAGATGGAAACAAGATATCTTTTGAAGCACAGAATGCATTGCCAGCATCGCTTGTCCTCCCTTGCGGGTCTTGTTCTTTGAAAGTTCGGATATTGATCAATTCAGATGACTTTATGACGATCATTGATAACCATCGAATGGGGGACGAAGTTTTCTCTTAA
- the LOC126633140 gene encoding uncharacterized protein LOC126633140, with protein sequence MSIFHHEEEQPPNPSKRCKFLAACLTDVFANCHTSRKLSASSPAGEEFLTSDFDEEQEVIVSAIRSRAMEKLTRKPSSLTDSFSFVYSSKSEDLFITQKGAEKQEDHEDHEGDEKEEFLSVASCLSCCSSTAATRDVFLSVKTSLSRCSSLGGIEFRDFPRQSIIQQFYHCEGWPFGLCRKAVLLPPLPKSPSESWMWKKRH encoded by the exons ATGAGCATCTTTCATCATGAAGAAGAACAGCCACCAAATCCTTCCAAAAGATGCAAGTTTCTTGCTGCTTGTCTCACCGATGTGTTTGCGAATTGCCATACCAGCAGAAAGCTTTCGGCTTCGAGCCCTGCTGGGGAGGAGTTCCTGACAAGCGACTTTGATGAGGAACAAGAA GTTATTGTGTCTGCCATTCGAAGCCGTGCTATGGAAAAACTGACGCGCAAGCCGAGCAGTTTGACAGATAGCTTCTCTTTCGTTTACTCTTCGAAATCAGAAGATTTATTCATAACGCAGAAAGGAGCGGAAAAGCAAGAGGATCATGAAGATCACGAAGGCGATGAGAAAGAAGAATTTTTATCGGTTGCAAGCTGCCTTTCTTGCTGCTCAAGCACCGCTGCAACCAGAGACGTGTTTCTTTCTGTCAAGACAAGTTTGTCGCGTTGTTCGAGCCTTGGTGGGATCGAGTTTAGAGATTTTCCAAGGCAGTCCATAATTCAGCAATTCTATCATTGTGAGGGCTGGCCGTTTGGGCTTTGCCGGAAGGCTGTGTTGCTTCCACCGCTGCCAAAGTCGCCCTCTGAGTCGTGGATGTGGAAGAAAAGGCACTAA